The Vibrio chagasii genome includes a region encoding these proteins:
- a CDS encoding ABC transporter permease subunit, with the protein MASAQFSLKERDKKRWLKDRLVRFSVTCGGVSVLAALVLIFVYLAMVILPVFSDTGLETDQAVKTVVVDKPIALSVDEYGQHAFTVEKSGLVQFWDLDSQNTHSYFERSVLADPIAFSRNTPAENWFAFADSASNITFFYPEYSAPVLQKGAEAEPKIEQVTLPQPFLADEPANGALIDKFVFSKSGRDITVAAQLTDQRVLVKWYQSDLAGGYVLKNSQWLSDKLGAQQQLLMTPDGQTLYLRAKSDLVVLKLAEKGFDVREVIDLSLNDAKHGVKSIDLLSGAYSLLVTHQDGQVSQWFDVLKDEKRSLTHIRDFQLAEEVQFILPDTYRKGFYSFYKNGTLQSHYTTSEKLSLFERAFDKSPQLAAMSANELHLATLIDDKISVAKVDNEYPQISFSSLWQKVWYESYPEPQYVWQSTSANDDFEEKFSLVPITFGTIKAALFAMMFAVPIAVLGAIYTAYFMSPRMRRVVKPSIELMEALPTVIIGFLAGLWFAPIVETHLTAVFSLMVMLPLSALITGLVWFCLPKVVTSRFSNGWHALILIPVLIATVVMVFAAGNSIEALLFNGDIRTFLAGYGIDFDQRNALVVGFAMGFAVIPTIFTIAEDAIFSVPKHLSDGSLALGATAWQTLIYVVLLTASPGIFSAVMMGLGRAVGETMIVLMATGNTPILDWNILEGMRTLSATIAVELPESEVGGSHFRLLFLAALLLFIFTFAVNSLAEWVRQRLRDKYRAL; encoded by the coding sequence ATGGCTTCAGCCCAATTTTCATTGAAAGAGCGCGACAAAAAAAGATGGTTGAAAGATCGTCTCGTCCGTTTTTCGGTGACATGCGGCGGTGTCAGTGTTTTAGCTGCCTTGGTTTTGATCTTCGTATATCTAGCAATGGTCATTTTACCGGTATTTTCCGATACTGGTTTAGAGACTGATCAAGCGGTTAAAACCGTTGTGGTAGATAAGCCTATCGCACTATCGGTTGATGAGTACGGTCAACACGCCTTTACTGTCGAAAAGTCTGGTTTGGTTCAGTTTTGGGACCTAGACTCGCAAAATACACACTCTTATTTCGAACGAAGCGTATTAGCAGATCCTATTGCCTTCTCTCGAAATACCCCTGCTGAAAATTGGTTTGCTTTTGCCGATAGCGCAAGCAATATCACTTTCTTCTACCCTGAGTATAGTGCGCCTGTACTCCAAAAGGGCGCTGAAGCTGAACCAAAAATCGAGCAAGTTACTCTGCCTCAACCCTTCTTAGCCGACGAACCAGCAAACGGCGCGTTGATCGATAAGTTCGTATTCTCTAAAAGCGGGCGCGATATTACTGTTGCCGCTCAGTTAACTGACCAACGAGTGCTAGTGAAGTGGTACCAAAGCGACTTGGCTGGTGGCTATGTATTAAAGAATAGTCAATGGTTATCGGATAAGCTTGGCGCGCAGCAGCAGTTATTGATGACACCTGATGGGCAGACTTTATACCTTCGAGCAAAGTCTGACTTAGTGGTGCTAAAGCTCGCTGAAAAAGGGTTTGATGTCCGTGAGGTGATCGACCTGAGTTTGAATGACGCCAAACACGGTGTGAAAAGTATCGATTTGTTGTCTGGTGCTTATTCGTTGTTGGTTACGCATCAGGATGGGCAAGTTTCTCAATGGTTTGATGTACTTAAAGATGAAAAGCGCAGTCTAACCCATATTCGAGATTTCCAGCTCGCTGAAGAAGTACAATTTATCCTGCCAGATACTTACCGAAAAGGTTTCTATAGCTTCTATAAAAACGGCACATTACAGAGCCATTATACGACCAGCGAAAAGTTGTCTCTGTTTGAGCGTGCGTTTGATAAGTCACCTCAATTGGCTGCGATGTCGGCTAATGAGCTACATTTGGCAACATTGATTGATGATAAAATCAGTGTAGCGAAAGTCGACAATGAATATCCTCAGATTTCATTTTCATCGCTGTGGCAAAAAGTCTGGTACGAGAGCTATCCAGAGCCACAGTATGTATGGCAATCAACCTCCGCTAATGATGACTTTGAAGAGAAGTTCAGTTTAGTTCCGATCACCTTTGGTACCATCAAAGCTGCGCTATTTGCCATGATGTTTGCGGTACCTATTGCTGTACTGGGGGCTATTTATACCGCTTACTTTATGTCGCCACGCATGCGACGAGTAGTGAAGCCGTCGATTGAGCTAATGGAAGCTCTGCCTACCGTAATCATTGGTTTCCTCGCGGGTCTATGGTTTGCGCCAATCGTTGAAACTCACTTAACTGCTGTATTCTCTTTGATGGTAATGTTGCCTCTGAGTGCTTTGATTACAGGACTTGTTTGGTTCTGTTTACCTAAAGTTGTGACAAGTCGTTTCTCTAATGGTTGGCATGCACTCATCTTGATACCGGTACTGATTGCAACGGTCGTTATGGTATTCGCCGCGGGAAACAGTATCGAAGCCTTGTTGTTTAACGGTGATATACGCACTTTCCTAGCTGGTTATGGGATTGATTTTGACCAACGTAATGCTCTAGTAGTCGGTTTCGCGATGGGTTTTGCTGTCATCCCGACAATTTTTACGATTGCTGAGGATGCGATTTTCTCTGTGCCGAAGCACTTGTCTGATGGTTCACTCGCGCTTGGTGCTACTGCGTGGCAGACCCTAATTTATGTTGTTTTACTGACAGCCAGCCCCGGTATTTTTTCGGCGGTTATGATGGGATTAGGGCGAGCTGTTGGTGAAACCATGATCGTCCTGATGGCGACAGGCAACACGCCAATCCTTGATTGGAATATTTTAGAAGGGATGAGGACACTATCCGCGACCATTGCTGTCGAACTTCCAGAATCGGAAGTGGGTGGGTCGCATTTCCGTTTGCTGTTCTTAGCTGCGCTATTGCTGTTTATTTTTACCTTCGCTGTGAACTCGCTAGCGGAGTGGGTTCGACAAAGATTGAGAGATAAATATCGTGCTTTATAG